One genomic region from Euzebya tangerina encodes:
- a CDS encoding ABC transporter ATP-binding protein, which translates to MTNALELTGVSKFYGEGETQVTALDDVSLELAADEMLILVGPSGSGKTTLLTVAGALLRASQGRVVVGGREISGESEKDLAAFRREEVGFVFQSVNLVPFLTAKENLLAVRDLGGGTVDKSAKERADTLLEELGLADRAGNLPAQLSGGQKQRVAIGRALMNDPALVLIDEPTSALDTELGQQVMKLLVNEIKSRGVAAIVVTHDERVLDFGDRTVEIVDGVLQTETAAA; encoded by the coding sequence ATGACGAATGCACTCGAGCTGACTGGTGTCAGCAAGTTCTACGGCGAAGGGGAGACCCAGGTCACCGCCTTGGACGACGTCTCGTTGGAGCTCGCTGCGGACGAGATGCTGATCCTGGTCGGTCCGTCCGGCTCGGGGAAGACGACCCTGCTGACGGTGGCGGGCGCGCTGCTTCGCGCCAGCCAGGGACGAGTTGTCGTCGGCGGCCGCGAGATCTCCGGCGAGAGCGAGAAGGATCTCGCCGCCTTCCGGCGCGAGGAGGTCGGCTTCGTGTTCCAGTCCGTCAACCTCGTCCCCTTCCTCACGGCGAAGGAGAACCTGCTGGCCGTCCGGGATCTGGGCGGCGGAACGGTGGACAAGTCGGCGAAGGAGCGAGCAGACACGTTGTTGGAGGAACTCGGCCTGGCCGACCGGGCCGGCAACCTGCCGGCCCAGCTGTCCGGCGGGCAGAAGCAGCGTGTTGCCATCGGCCGGGCACTCATGAACGACCCCGCGCTGGTGCTGATCGACGAGCCGACGTCAGCGCTCGACACCGAGTTGGGCCAACAGGTCATGAAGCTCCTGGTGAATGAGATCAAGTCCCGTGGCGTCGCGGCGATCGTCGTGACGCACGACGAACGTGTGCTGGACTTCGGAGACCGTACGGTCGAGATCGTCGACGGCGTGCTCCAGACGGAGACAGCCGCGGCATAG
- a CDS encoding ABC transporter permease: MRIALKELLRQPGRFVPVGGALTLLVVLLVVLGGFLDGLELGQTGAYRAHDGDLLAFTEDVDLQIQRSRVDAELADAVAAVDGVAEVGQLSQILTTAGTAAADQDVTGVAVFGYQLATDVIPAPPGGGAAVVDQQLGETLGLQVGDVIEVGPTAVQVTVDALVDDLSQGAATIWLDQGDWRNLVEQANPTALPPPGVSQALVVRPAGDLSEAAGVELANEVTDAVDGVEAATIPTTIESLDVVQQQSSTFAGIISVTFAVTLLVVALFFALITLERTALYAVLKALGARTTDLLVGISVQAIVISLVALLAGLGLSLAFSAALPPDLPVRLVPTRLAAIAAGTVVTALIGSLFTLRRILAIDPAEAIG; the protein is encoded by the coding sequence ATGAGGATCGCGCTGAAGGAGCTGCTGCGACAGCCGGGTCGATTCGTCCCCGTCGGCGGCGCCCTGACGCTGCTGGTGGTCCTCCTGGTCGTTCTCGGCGGCTTCCTGGACGGCCTGGAGTTAGGGCAGACCGGCGCCTACCGGGCACACGACGGTGATCTCTTGGCGTTCACCGAAGACGTCGACCTGCAGATCCAACGCTCCCGGGTGGACGCCGAACTGGCCGACGCCGTGGCTGCCGTGGACGGGGTGGCCGAGGTCGGACAACTCAGCCAGATCCTCACGACCGCGGGAACCGCTGCCGCCGACCAGGACGTCACCGGCGTCGCGGTCTTCGGGTACCAACTGGCCACGGACGTGATCCCGGCGCCGCCCGGCGGTGGCGCGGCGGTCGTCGACCAGCAGCTCGGGGAGACGCTGGGACTGCAGGTCGGCGACGTCATCGAGGTGGGGCCCACAGCAGTGCAGGTCACCGTGGACGCGCTCGTCGACGACCTCAGTCAGGGTGCCGCCACGATCTGGCTGGACCAGGGCGACTGGCGCAATCTGGTCGAGCAGGCCAACCCGACCGCACTCCCTCCTCCGGGCGTCTCCCAGGCACTGGTGGTCCGCCCGGCCGGAGATCTCTCCGAGGCTGCCGGCGTCGAACTGGCGAACGAGGTGACCGACGCAGTCGACGGGGTGGAGGCGGCGACCATCCCGACCACGATCGAGTCGCTCGACGTCGTGCAGCAGCAGTCCTCGACGTTCGCCGGGATCATCAGCGTCACGTTTGCCGTGACCCTGCTGGTGGTGGCGCTCTTCTTCGCGTTGATCACCCTCGAGCGCACCGCGTTGTATGCCGTCCTGAAGGCACTGGGAGCTCGGACGACGGATCTCCTGGTCGGCATCTCCGTCCAGGCGATCGTCATCAGCCTGGTCGCTCTCCTCGCCGGCCTCGGTCTGAGCCTGGCCTTCTCCGCGGCTCTGCCGCCGGACCTCCCGGTGCGACTGGTGCCGACCCGCCTCGCGGCCATCGCGGCCGGAACGGTCGTGACGGCGCTGATCGGCAGCCTGTTCACCCTCCGACGAATCCTTGCCATCGACCCGGCCGAAGCGATCGGATAA
- a CDS encoding ABC transporter permease: MFIALREIRRSIGRFGLLTAAVVLLVLLLLFFQAVAGTLTLGFIGGLENSSSEVFVYDERAQLNPQASILPVDIVAEVGAIDGVEEATAVGLSSFASDGPSGDVDVTLVGAAPDSPATPRTISEGRQAEAAGEALFSGSSLTDGFALDDEVAIGSTAVTVVGVADDAPFNVAPTLYVPFETYAAAVQERAGAAIEVPASFIGVTVGQGEDAATVAERITSSVAGVEAVDRATAVAELPGAGQISQSFGILYLLLFIVVTIVTGVFFLILTVQKADALVLLRAVGAGKFDVVKPVLLQVLLVVGVGAVLGAGVATGLLAAARDTFGAQLDLSTTLTTVAAITVLGLLASIGAVRRVLAIDPIQATTSGGVR; encoded by the coding sequence GTGTTCATCGCTCTTCGCGAGATCCGCCGCTCGATCGGCCGGTTCGGGTTGCTCACCGCCGCGGTCGTACTGCTGGTGCTGCTCCTGCTGTTCTTCCAGGCCGTGGCCGGCACGCTGACGTTGGGGTTCATCGGCGGGCTGGAGAACAGCTCGTCCGAGGTCTTCGTGTACGACGAGCGGGCCCAGTTGAATCCGCAGGCCAGCATCCTTCCCGTCGACATCGTCGCTGAGGTGGGCGCCATCGACGGTGTCGAGGAGGCGACCGCGGTCGGGCTCAGCAGCTTCGCGAGCGATGGACCTTCCGGCGACGTCGATGTGACCCTCGTCGGAGCTGCCCCTGACTCCCCCGCCACGCCCCGGACGATCAGCGAGGGACGGCAGGCCGAGGCTGCCGGTGAGGCGCTGTTCAGCGGCTCGAGTCTCACGGACGGGTTTGCCCTGGACGATGAGGTGGCGATCGGGTCGACCGCGGTGACCGTCGTCGGAGTGGCCGACGACGCCCCGTTCAACGTGGCGCCAACCCTGTACGTCCCCTTCGAGACCTACGCCGCAGCCGTGCAGGAGCGGGCCGGAGCGGCGATCGAGGTCCCGGCCTCCTTCATCGGTGTGACGGTCGGGCAAGGGGAGGACGCCGCAACCGTGGCCGAGCGGATCACCAGCAGCGTCGCGGGCGTGGAGGCGGTCGACCGAGCGACGGCCGTCGCCGAACTGCCCGGCGCGGGCCAGATCTCCCAGTCCTTCGGCATCCTCTACCTCCTGCTGTTCATCGTGGTGACGATCGTCACCGGGGTCTTCTTCCTCATCCTGACGGTGCAGAAAGCCGACGCACTGGTGCTGCTCCGCGCAGTCGGCGCCGGCAAGTTCGATGTGGTCAAGCCGGTGCTGTTGCAGGTCCTGCTGGTCGTCGGCGTCGGTGCGGTGCTCGGAGCCGGCGTGGCGACGGGGCTGCTTGCTGCGGCTCGGGACACCTTCGGCGCGCAGCTCGATCTGTCGACGACCCTGACGACCGTGGCTGCGATCACGGTCCTCGGGTTGCTGGCGTCGATCGGGGCCGTACGACGGGTCCTTGCAATCGATCCGATCCAGGCGACGACAAGTGGCGGTGTCAGATGA
- a CDS encoding TetR/AcrR family transcriptional regulator: MPQLWADDLPAHRALVLGRLLDAYAELVGQVGFDGVTLAAVAERAEIARSAVYNYVSDRHDLALAHAEREMSRFLGVMAEAVGAEADPAGQLRAYVTTSLAQAADSVGDELMPLLTDDERGRVMIMLAPLRDVLHDIVDRGVAQGDFSGDVDALSDLVWATIAGYRMPIAHGQVDPDTAAATASHVLLAGLAS, encoded by the coding sequence ATGCCACAGTTGTGGGCCGACGATCTGCCCGCCCATCGCGCGCTGGTGCTGGGCCGGCTGCTGGATGCCTACGCGGAGCTGGTGGGGCAGGTGGGGTTCGACGGGGTGACCCTCGCCGCCGTGGCCGAGCGGGCCGAGATCGCCCGGAGCGCTGTCTACAACTACGTCTCGGACCGGCACGACCTGGCCCTCGCCCACGCCGAACGCGAGATGTCGCGCTTCCTCGGCGTGATGGCTGAGGCAGTCGGCGCAGAGGCCGACCCGGCCGGCCAGCTCCGAGCGTACGTGACGACGTCGCTGGCCCAGGCCGCGGACAGCGTCGGCGATGAGTTGATGCCGCTGTTGACCGACGACGAGCGCGGACGGGTCATGATCATGCTCGCTCCGCTGCGCGACGTCCTCCATGACATCGTCGATCGCGGCGTCGCCCAGGGCGACTTCTCGGGGGACGTCGACGCGCTCAGTGACCTGGTCTGGGCGACGATCGCCGGCTACCGGATGCCGATCGCCCACGGACAGGTCGACCCGGACACGGCCGCTGCGACGGCATCCCACGTGCTGCTGGCAGGACTCGCGAGCTGA
- a CDS encoding GGDEF domain-containing protein — translation MEDDEQPQSAIGQAPATSTPAGQPLDRVAAARLALLTPTMRAALIPALTIIVVFAALLFRADPAGVTAWLGIWIAAAAISLLALTRIAGRTVTPEYTRRMLTMIAGLVGIVWGSIPIVIRPEEPRWWAIQGLWIVAIQGLIATAARADRSVFGAAVLPMTLVSSVSMGLREDSFALVLAAVIGLGGALCCVVFLNLHRMVEGAIQQQFTVEGLQRSVQAQRSQLSKATESLTELATTDALTGLPNREGFITSLVDHSRRVVTDGWLGIIDLDGFEAVNESYGHHVGDEVLITAAKRWRRVLGSTLIARTGGDEFVFTMSTHTDAEMVGHMLVEQFDIPVQSKNDGLIRLNCSVGIGRFNQGEPLSEVMARADRALYSAKIQGGGGVSVDGTPQPQH, via the coding sequence ATGGAGGACGACGAGCAGCCGCAGTCGGCGATCGGCCAGGCACCGGCCACCAGCACCCCGGCCGGCCAACCACTCGACCGTGTTGCGGCCGCGCGTCTCGCGCTGCTCACTCCAACGATGCGCGCAGCCCTCATCCCCGCGCTCACGATCATCGTGGTCTTCGCGGCATTGCTTTTCCGCGCCGACCCGGCTGGAGTCACCGCGTGGCTCGGGATCTGGATCGCCGCCGCGGCCATCTCCCTGCTGGCGCTGACTCGGATCGCCGGTCGCACCGTCACGCCGGAGTACACACGGCGGATGTTGACGATGATCGCGGGCCTGGTCGGGATCGTATGGGGGAGCATCCCGATCGTGATCCGACCGGAGGAACCGCGTTGGTGGGCGATCCAGGGCCTGTGGATCGTGGCCATCCAGGGCTTGATCGCCACGGCAGCGCGCGCTGACCGGTCGGTGTTCGGTGCGGCGGTGCTGCCGATGACGCTCGTGTCGTCGGTGTCAATGGGCCTGCGGGAGGACTCCTTCGCGCTCGTCCTCGCGGCCGTGATCGGCTTGGGTGGTGCCCTGTGCTGCGTCGTGTTCCTGAACCTGCACCGGATGGTCGAGGGCGCCATACAGCAGCAGTTCACCGTCGAGGGGTTGCAGCGGTCGGTCCAGGCCCAGCGCAGCCAACTGAGCAAGGCCACCGAGTCCCTCACCGAGCTGGCCACCACGGACGCGCTCACCGGTCTGCCCAACCGCGAGGGATTCATCACCTCGCTGGTCGACCACAGCCGCCGGGTCGTGACCGATGGCTGGCTGGGCATCATCGACCTGGACGGCTTCGAGGCCGTCAACGAGTCCTACGGCCACCACGTCGGTGACGAGGTCCTCATCACCGCGGCGAAGCGCTGGCGGCGGGTGCTCGGCAGCACGCTCATCGCCCGCACCGGCGGCGACGAGTTCGTCTTCACCATGAGCACCCACACCGATGCCGAGATGGTCGGCCACATGCTGGTGGAGCAGTTCGACATCCCGGTCCAGAGCAAGAACGACGGGCTGATCCGCCTCAACTGCTCCGTTGGCATCGGCCGCTTCAACCAGGGCGAGCCGCTCTCCGAGGTCATGGCCCGCGCGGACCGGGCGCTGTACAGCGCCAAGATCCAGGGCGGTGGCGGCGTGTCGGTGGACGGCACACCTCAACCCCAGCACTAG
- a CDS encoding HelD family protein, with translation MAGNVEWEDDQRRLDEALHARAVLTERLGASTIPNLDQYSEAIIHSIRSDVVRRLHQEWVPFFGALDGEDEPGRTYIGPYAVHAPDDDRLLIQSWRAPDSATFYEATADQPLGITQRRRYASDGVTISGVVIEELAGGEDDRDGLRAAIVQQVLQTRTGSMQDIMTTITPEQHRVIRDDAPVTVLQGGPGTGKTAVGLHRIAYLLFSRRGMAALIIGPSDRFIDYVGQVLPALGEEAVGHMTITQLGEDPTGLVLTAAAPRHLVGDARMAALLDHHAWSHICPPTEPTVVTIRDRRVTLRPQVVAEAIAAARTEDPRYGVARTRFVAALVEEVAASLKRRVGLLPSSDVVAEIRRNRELSRLIASVWPTVTPSSLLRTALADARLVGEHYGQNSGVHRAVRGTRKPRPVDSLLTALVELAGEIMGLEFDGRRYDHVVVDEAQELTAVELRMIKRRIRASGHLTLLGDLAQQLGTPHTADWSSLVTAATLRMPDVRTLDISYRVPSDLLALAAPFAPDREIVPTGVRQALAPTAVLHTPDPLREAIRVAGHHIDDTVGIIVADATHVRVVADPPSLAAGHSLVPLSESRGLEFGHVALVEPADLLDEGGPGGLYIALTRAVKSLTILHRRSLPTELQAALP, from the coding sequence ATGGCCGGGAACGTGGAGTGGGAGGATGACCAGCGCCGCCTGGATGAGGCGCTGCATGCCCGTGCGGTGCTCACCGAACGTCTCGGCGCCTCCACCATCCCCAACCTGGACCAGTACTCCGAGGCCATCATCCACTCGATCAGGTCCGATGTGGTCCGCAGGCTCCATCAGGAGTGGGTGCCCTTCTTCGGTGCGCTCGATGGCGAGGATGAGCCTGGCCGGACCTACATCGGTCCCTACGCGGTCCACGCCCCCGACGACGACCGTCTGCTGATCCAGTCCTGGCGGGCCCCGGACTCCGCCACCTTCTACGAGGCGACGGCCGATCAGCCACTCGGGATCACGCAGCGACGCCGGTATGCCTCCGACGGCGTGACGATCTCGGGCGTGGTCATCGAGGAGTTGGCCGGCGGGGAGGACGACCGGGATGGACTCCGGGCTGCCATCGTCCAACAGGTCCTCCAGACCAGGACCGGGTCCATGCAGGACATCATGACCACCATCACCCCGGAGCAGCATCGGGTGATCCGTGACGACGCGCCCGTCACCGTCCTGCAGGGAGGACCCGGCACCGGCAAGACCGCGGTGGGCCTGCACCGCATCGCCTACCTGCTCTTCAGCCGGCGAGGGATGGCCGCCCTGATCATCGGGCCCAGCGACCGGTTCATCGACTACGTGGGCCAGGTGCTCCCAGCGCTCGGGGAGGAGGCCGTCGGCCACATGACCATCACGCAGCTGGGTGAAGATCCGACCGGGCTCGTGCTGACCGCTGCGGCGCCACGGCACCTGGTCGGCGACGCCCGCATGGCCGCGCTGCTGGACCACCACGCCTGGTCCCACATCTGTCCCCCGACGGAACCGACCGTCGTCACGATCAGAGATCGGCGCGTCACCCTACGACCGCAAGTTGTGGCGGAGGCCATCGCAGCCGCCCGCACGGAGGACCCGCGGTACGGCGTCGCGCGGACGCGGTTCGTGGCCGCGCTGGTGGAGGAGGTGGCTGCCAGCCTCAAGCGGCGGGTCGGACTGCTGCCCTCCTCCGACGTGGTTGCCGAGATCCGCAGGAACCGGGAGTTGTCCAGACTGATCGCGTCCGTGTGGCCCACCGTCACGCCGTCGAGTTTGCTGCGGACGGCGCTGGCTGACGCCCGGCTCGTGGGCGAACACTACGGACAGAACTCTGGTGTGCACCGCGCCGTCCGGGGCACCAGGAAGCCCCGTCCCGTCGACAGCCTGCTGACGGCGCTGGTGGAACTGGCCGGCGAGATCATGGGTCTCGAATTCGACGGTCGCCGGTATGACCACGTGGTCGTCGACGAGGCGCAGGAGCTGACGGCCGTGGAGCTGCGCATGATCAAGCGCCGGATCCGTGCCTCGGGGCACCTGACCCTGCTGGGGGACCTGGCCCAGCAGTTGGGGACGCCGCACACGGCTGACTGGTCCTCGCTGGTCACTGCGGCCACGCTGCGGATGCCGGACGTCCGGACCCTGGACATCAGCTACCGAGTGCCGAGCGACCTGCTCGCCCTGGCTGCCCCCTTCGCACCTGATCGCGAGATCGTGCCGACCGGGGTCCGGCAGGCACTGGCTCCGACGGCGGTGCTGCACACGCCCGACCCGCTCCGGGAGGCGATTCGAGTGGCGGGGCATCACATCGACGACACGGTGGGGATCATCGTGGCAGATGCCACCCACGTACGGGTGGTGGCGGATCCGCCGTCGCTCGCCGCCGGCCACAGCCTGGTCCCGCTCAGCGAATCACGCGGCCTGGAGTTCGGGCACGTCGCCCTGGTCGAGCCAGCAGACCTGCTGGATGAGGGGGGACCGGGCGGGCTCTACATCGCCCTGACCCGCGCCGTGAAGTCGTTGACGATCCTGCATCGCAGGTCGCTCCCGACCGAGCTGCAAGCGGCCCTTCCCTAG
- a CDS encoding alpha/beta fold hydrolase — protein sequence MRVPLVLGLALLLLACVELTPVEQDDSTELDATVVTEAEQVPQRPIAGPEVTDVICPDPPPALDDGDEAGSARGLRCGFIVVPEDRSRPDGPIVEVAFTVISPGAEPIRGPPLIVVPDGPGFPGLSQVGVWRASPLSLARQVVVFDPRGAGRSFPSLDCGPGGLDRLTDRRVGECRDQLTSQGIDLGSYNTSAIAQDVVALLRALGLDRVDLLGVGHGARVMQSILALAPDRVRAVVFDSPIPDLVDVYFDVGLNAQAALNRLLDECAGQPSCAERFDESMDQLPDALAVLGGPTGSGSAGGSPDGSQRPPTADEFALALIEAMRGTANLGLIPSVIDQLAVDPAGALERLTSPEEGEQDQEQPESLLSEGLLLSSECHDEVPFSSFDPEDPPPALDVIGGAVSRLYARVPRACATWDVAAGAEQSGGETEVFALVLNGEFDPLVSPAWAAEATRDIAEATVVQIDAAGHRLFDLDACTVGLVDTFLSRPGLSTDGLLRAAEDVAPACATPRAVEFDLS from the coding sequence GTGAGGGTCCCACTGGTGCTCGGCCTAGCTCTCCTGCTGCTGGCCTGCGTCGAACTGACCCCGGTCGAGCAGGACGATTCGACGGAACTCGACGCCACGGTTGTCACGGAGGCCGAGCAGGTCCCACAACGTCCGATCGCCGGGCCGGAGGTCACGGATGTCATCTGCCCAGACCCTCCACCGGCCCTCGACGACGGAGACGAGGCGGGCTCGGCGCGGGGTCTCCGGTGCGGGTTCATCGTCGTCCCGGAGGACCGCTCCCGACCCGACGGCCCGATCGTCGAGGTGGCCTTCACCGTGATCTCACCGGGCGCCGAGCCCATCCGGGGCCCACCGCTGATCGTGGTCCCGGACGGACCTGGCTTCCCGGGGCTCTCCCAGGTCGGAGTGTGGCGCGCCTCGCCGCTCAGCCTGGCTCGGCAGGTGGTGGTCTTCGACCCCCGTGGGGCCGGTCGGTCGTTTCCCTCACTCGACTGCGGACCGGGCGGGCTGGACCGGCTCACCGATCGGCGCGTGGGCGAGTGTCGTGACCAGCTGACCTCGCAGGGCATCGACCTCGGCAGCTACAACACCTCGGCCATCGCGCAGGACGTGGTGGCACTGCTCCGCGCTCTCGGGCTGGACCGGGTCGATCTGTTGGGGGTCGGACACGGTGCTCGCGTGATGCAAAGCATCCTCGCCCTAGCCCCTGACCGCGTGCGGGCGGTCGTGTTCGACTCGCCGATCCCCGATCTCGTTGATGTGTACTTCGATGTGGGGCTGAATGCTCAGGCAGCCCTCAACCGACTGCTGGACGAGTGCGCCGGACAGCCATCCTGCGCGGAGCGGTTCGACGAGTCGATGGACCAGTTGCCCGATGCCCTCGCTGTGCTCGGCGGACCGACGGGGAGCGGTTCCGCGGGAGGTTCGCCGGACGGTTCGCAACGCCCGCCGACTGCAGACGAGTTCGCCCTGGCGCTCATCGAGGCGATGCGGGGAACCGCGAACCTCGGCCTGATCCCTTCCGTCATCGACCAGCTGGCGGTCGACCCTGCCGGCGCCCTGGAGCGTCTGACCAGCCCCGAGGAGGGCGAGCAGGATCAGGAGCAACCGGAGTCGTTGCTGAGCGAGGGTCTGCTCCTGTCCAGCGAGTGCCACGACGAGGTGCCCTTCTCGAGCTTCGACCCCGAGGATCCGCCCCCTGCACTGGATGTGATCGGTGGGGCAGTCAGCCGCCTCTACGCCCGGGTCCCCCGTGCCTGCGCCACGTGGGATGTCGCGGCTGGTGCCGAGCAGTCAGGTGGGGAGACCGAGGTCTTCGCGTTGGTCCTGAACGGTGAGTTCGACCCGCTGGTCAGCCCGGCATGGGCTGCGGAGGCCACGCGCGACATCGCCGAGGCGACGGTCGTCCAGATCGATGCGGCCGGCCACCGACTGTTCGATCTCGACGCCTGCACCGTCGGCCTCGTCGACACCTTCCTGAGCCGACCGGGCCTGAGCACCGACGGGCTCCTGCGAGCAGCCGAGGACGTGGCGCCCGCGTGTGCCACGCCGCGAGCGGTCGAGTTCGACCTCAGCTGA
- a CDS encoding amidase: protein MNLDEYSDHDATALTDLLSAGEVTGQELVACAREAMEQIDGALNVRVRDLADPVEGDPQGVFGGVPFLIKDLVIHAAGVPHAMGSRLLAGDQFVPAVSSELFTRFVAAGLTTIARTATPEFGFNATTEPVASGPTRNPWNTDVSPGGSSGGSAAAVAAGVVPMAHANDGGGSVRIPAARCGLVGLKPSRGRTPLGPEYQQPLFGMGIEFAVTRSTRDAARLLDAVKGPEAMSFVPLRSDERSYTDVVAAPMTGLRVALAPNGFDGEGRIDGELTDEVRRVGRLLEERGHEVEDVGVIPFNGETFHEANRRMWFSFVASGVYGLAAALHIEPDDTMFEACTLRAATSGAALTAPQMEEALLMTAGISNQITGFFAGYDAVVLPPYATVRLPIGELDQNHPEWSGEDFYRELFQRFPCTAPFNMTGQPAIAVPTGMADGLPAGVQIAAAAAREDILLSLCAQLEEQTSWGERTPSVWAGSAASV, encoded by the coding sequence ATGAACCTGGACGAGTACAGCGACCACGACGCCACGGCGTTGACCGATCTGCTCAGCGCAGGGGAGGTGACCGGCCAGGAGTTGGTCGCGTGTGCCCGCGAGGCGATGGAGCAGATCGACGGGGCGCTCAACGTCAGAGTCCGAGATCTGGCTGACCCGGTGGAGGGCGACCCGCAGGGCGTCTTCGGCGGGGTTCCCTTCCTCATCAAGGATCTGGTGATCCACGCGGCAGGCGTCCCCCACGCAATGGGCTCTCGTCTCCTGGCCGGCGACCAGTTCGTCCCTGCGGTCTCCTCGGAGCTGTTCACCCGCTTCGTCGCGGCCGGGCTCACGACCATCGCCCGGACCGCCACGCCCGAGTTCGGATTCAACGCCACGACCGAACCCGTGGCGAGCGGACCAACCCGCAACCCGTGGAACACCGATGTCAGCCCCGGCGGCTCGTCTGGAGGCTCGGCGGCCGCCGTGGCGGCCGGGGTCGTTCCGATGGCACACGCCAACGATGGTGGAGGATCGGTCCGCATCCCAGCCGCCCGCTGCGGTCTGGTCGGGCTGAAGCCGAGTCGCGGCCGGACGCCGCTGGGTCCGGAGTACCAGCAACCACTGTTCGGCATGGGGATCGAGTTCGCGGTCACGCGTTCGACCCGCGATGCCGCACGGCTCCTGGACGCCGTGAAGGGCCCCGAGGCCATGAGCTTCGTTCCGTTGCGATCAGACGAGCGGAGCTACACCGACGTCGTCGCCGCACCGATGACCGGGCTGCGCGTGGCACTGGCGCCGAACGGCTTTGACGGCGAGGGGCGCATCGACGGCGAGTTGACGGATGAGGTGCGACGGGTCGGACGACTGTTGGAGGAGCGCGGCCACGAGGTGGAGGACGTCGGCGTCATCCCGTTCAACGGTGAGACCTTCCACGAGGCGAACCGACGCATGTGGTTCTCCTTCGTGGCGAGTGGTGTCTACGGGCTTGCGGCGGCGCTGCACATCGAACCCGATGACACGATGTTCGAGGCCTGCACGCTTCGGGCCGCCACCAGCGGGGCTGCGCTGACCGCGCCACAGATGGAGGAGGCTTTGCTGATGACCGCCGGCATCAGCAACCAGATCACGGGCTTCTTCGCCGGCTACGACGCGGTGGTGCTCCCGCCGTACGCCACCGTGAGGCTGCCCATCGGCGAGTTGGACCAGAACCACCCGGAGTGGAGCGGCGAGGACTTCTACCGCGAACTGTTCCAGCGGTTCCCGTGCACCGCACCGTTCAACATGACCGGCCAGCCAGCGATCGCCGTCCCGACGGGCATGGCGGATGGGCTTCCTGCAGGCGTCCAGATCGCCGCGGCCGCCGCCCGCGAGGACATCCTGTTGAGCCTCTGCGCACAGTTGGAGGAGCAGACCAGCTGGGGAGAGCGGACGCCGTCGGTCTGGGCCGGCTCGGCGGCTTCGGTGTGA
- a CDS encoding serine hydrolase domain-containing protein produces the protein MQDVLDTAVEQQDAPFLVAMTGDSEGVTWSGTSGSARDGSAATLDTAFRIFSMTKAVGATAAMILIERGELSFDTPVADVIPAFDDLQVIQSIEGGDVSLVDARATATVRHLATHTSGLVYEYWDATMAAYLEATGATPVLSGTKEGLRYPLAFQPGARWGYGIGIDWLGQVVEAVDGRRIDEFCQVEIFDPLAMADTSFEPNQLVDRMAEVKMRGEDGSFGPYEIAPPPHPEVYGMGHALYSTAPDYLRFLRMFLRGGELDGNRVLSQQSVEQMLANHIGDLRVTPMPSQAPPLSADVTLFPDTPKTHSFGFVRVEEDVPGMRSAGSQGWAGVLNSHYWFDPAADLAAVIMTQSLPFADPRFMATYEAFEKAVYAA, from the coding sequence ATGCAAGACGTACTGGACACCGCTGTCGAGCAGCAGGACGCGCCCTTCCTGGTCGCGATGACCGGGGACAGCGAGGGGGTGACGTGGTCAGGCACCTCCGGCAGCGCCCGCGACGGGAGCGCCGCGACGCTCGACACCGCGTTCCGCATCTTCTCCATGACCAAGGCGGTTGGCGCCACCGCCGCCATGATCCTGATCGAGCGGGGTGAACTGTCCTTCGACACGCCCGTGGCGGACGTGATCCCGGCGTTCGACGACCTCCAGGTCATCCAGAGCATCGAGGGCGGCGACGTGAGTTTGGTCGACGCCCGGGCCACCGCCACCGTCCGTCACCTGGCAACCCACACCTCCGGGCTGGTCTATGAGTACTGGGACGCCACGATGGCGGCGTACCTGGAGGCCACGGGTGCGACGCCGGTGCTGTCCGGGACCAAGGAGGGGTTGCGATATCCCCTGGCGTTCCAGCCAGGGGCGCGGTGGGGGTACGGGATCGGCATCGACTGGCTGGGGCAGGTCGTGGAGGCGGTCGACGGACGTCGCATCGATGAGTTCTGCCAGGTTGAGATCTTCGACCCGTTGGCGATGGCTGACACCAGCTTCGAGCCGAACCAGCTCGTGGATCGGATGGCCGAGGTGAAGATGCGGGGTGAGGACGGGTCCTTCGGCCCCTACGAGATCGCTCCGCCGCCACATCCCGAGGTGTACGGCATGGGTCATGCGCTGTACTCAACCGCTCCGGACTACCTGCGCTTCCTCCGCATGTTCCTGCGCGGCGGAGAGCTGGACGGCAACCGGGTGCTCAGCCAGCAGTCGGTGGAGCAGATGTTGGCCAACCACATCGGTGACCTGCGGGTCACACCGATGCCCTCGCAGGCTCCGCCGCTGAGTGCCGACGTGACCCTGTTCCCCGATACGCCCAAGACCCACAGCTTCGGCTTCGTGCGGGTTGAGGAGGACGTACCAGGGATGCGGTCAGCTGGCTCACAGGGCTGGGCCGGCGTCCTCAACTCCCACTACTGGTTCGACCCCGCGGCGGACCTGGCCGCGGTCATCATGACCCAGTCATTGCCCTTCGCCGACCCGCGGTTCATGGCGACGTACGAGGCCTTCGAGAAGGCGGTGTACGCCGCCTGA